The window GCAAGTGCAGTGAGAAGGCCATTGCTGCTGGTGAATACCTCTCACTCTAGGTTATATACTAAGAATGAAGGTGAAATAGAAGTGGATGGGCCCTTGTAGATTATTAGATAACTTCAACCCATTGCAAAGCGTTGAAGGATACTTGAGTATCTGAGGTTTTTAAATGCCTTACAGAGGTAATGTAAAATCTTCTCTGGAAAAAGCATCATCCTTGGCTTCaacttatttttacaattttacaaataaaatatctgatacACAAGCAATAAATTACAAGGTATATGGGAAACAAGACAACAGAAACCAAGAGGAACAACAGATAATGGAAATAGGACTATTGGGGCTCCAGATTTTGGCATTATCaaacatggattttaaaataactttacttaccaaaaaagtaaattattttaaaaacaaaccttaCTCACCATttgtgaatgaaaacaaaattgagaatttcagcagaaaagaagaagaaactttttaaaaagaatgaaagtaaatcctagaacaaaataatacaataacCAAAATCAATAACTAGAACTTAGTGGCTGAATTTAACAGCCAAATGGAGACAGCTATGGAGAGAATAATAAACTGGAAGAATGGTTAGGAAAAAATTACCCAGAAAtaagcatgaaaagaaaaaaagatataaagcacAAAAGAAGAAGCAGGAGAGGGCTTGGTAAGGTGTGGATTCAGCTGACATCTACCTTCATCCTGATAGAGACCCCCGTAGGGAGCTCTGGAGTATGAATGGCATCACAGAGTTGTCTCCCTTAGTGGCAAAGAGCCCAGATTTTGTACCCGGTATCAGCCAGTCATTGGCTGAGGGCCATCGCAGGGGAGGGCAAAATCTCCCAGGTGTCACAGGGCCAGACAGCTCCCATTGACCAAGGGCAATTGTCTGAAGGGGGTATCTGTGAGCCTTTTGCATGCAATGCTCGTAGTAATGTGGGGTGAGTGGTCTGGACAGTTAAGGGGATGTAGGCAGGGCACTCACAGCCCTGACTTCAGATGCCAAGAACACTCCAAACAGTCCCTGTTACCAATGTCACTTAGGGTTAATCCATacaaaaatgatcttttttcACACCTCTCTTCACCCTCTCAATGCCATGACTGAGAAGCAACTAGCCCTATAATTCAGTGATAATAAGGGTTTAGTGTTGAATTTTGTGGACTACTTCAACAACTTCTCTGGTTACAGAATTTCTTCAATGAGAAGTCTTACTAATTTTTTGAGACAAATGGACGAAATGTTTGGAACTGGATTATTCTTGGAAAACCTAGAACATGTCATCCTCCTAGTAGTTAAGTGAATTCACAAAGGCATTAATCTGACAGGCATATAATGCTGTGGAATTATTACTCTGCTACATGAAACAGATACACAAGAAGTAAAgagtttatatatgtaaaattaacaTTACTTCTATTAAACTAAATCAAAATTTTCggatttttctcactttttttctccaATACCTATAGCAGTATCAATATTAATAAATCAGCCTAATGTTCCCAAAGCCACATCACCACCACTTTCACATGGGAAGGTACAAGGAATTTGGATATGCTTTTCTTCTACCCATGCCTCACTCTAGTTCTTTGCCAATGTCAACACTCCACACCACTCCCACTAGATTCCAGGCATTGATGAACTGACATCAGGATTTTGGAGGCTAACATAAGGTACTACGGCTATCATTGACATCTTCCTACATAAGTCGTAAGAGGAAAACAGCACTCTTTTCTTTGTTGATGCTTTAAGACTCTTGCTTTCTCAATTTTATGAGAAAGTGAAAACATTGTAGAAGTTCTACTTCCTTTGatgataggaaacaaactaagttttaaaaaacattttatttattcatgagagacacagagagagagagagaggcagagacacaggcagagggagaagcagggtccatgcagggagcctgatgtgggactcgatccctggtctctaggaccacaccttgggttgaaggcaggcgttaaactgttgagccagccaggtgtcccacaaactaagtttttaaaaaaaatataaagattgtttcaaagatatttattaaagACTAATTGGAAAGATGGGTCattaaaaccaaaatggaaaAGTGGACTCAGCAAGAAAACAGCCTCTCACTGAAAAGGAGAATCTACTTCAGTGCACTGGCAAGAGATTGGTGTGCATAACTTTGACTAGCACACGTGTCAGGTTCTCATTACctgaaatttttaatttgctcAGTTTCTATGCTCTAGGATGGTTTTATCCAACACCCAAGCAATGAAACTTGCTGAGGTTTTTGCTGATGAGTTTTTCATACGAAGCATCCATGTAACTGTGCTTTTTCCTCATTGCTGACCTCTCCTTTCTGAGTACCAGTGCTTTGGTCAAGAGACCCTCCGACCTGCTCAGGTAAAATTCCCACTGGAattggaacaggaaaaaaaggaaacacctaaggaaattctaaaatattattctatGGGGAAAAGGAGGTGACAGATGTTCTATTACACAAAGATGAGGTAATCCTCAAGAGCAAAGGTTGGGAAGGGGAATGGGCGTAATTCTCAGGGTTGCACATATGCACCAATAGTCACAATATGATTCATCAATGAGGGCCTAAAGTTTGCTCTTGAAATAGGTACCAAAGACACTACCACAAAACATTAAAGCTTGTAATTGCAAGTAAGGTCaattaagagagagacagatttcTGTGTCCTTGCGGTACCGGGCAGGAGACCACCGAGGCAGGCGCGATGACTGAGGCTGATGTAAATCCGAAGGCCTACCCCCTTGCAGATGCCCACCTCACCAAGAAACTACTGGACCTTGTTCAGCAGTCATGTAACTACAAGCAGCTTCGGAAAGGAGCCAACAAAGCCACCAAAACCCTCAACAGAGGCATCTCTGAGTTCATCGTGATGGCTGCAGATGCTGAGCCCCTGGAAATCATCCTGCACCTTCCGGTGCTGTGTGAAGATAAGAACGTGCCCTACGTGTTTGTGCGCTCCAAGCAGGCCCTCGGGCGGGCCTGCGGGGTGTCCAGGCCTGTCATTGCCTGTTCTGTCACCATCAAAGCAGGCTCGCAGCTGAAGCAGCAGATCCAGTCCATTCAGCAGTCCATTGAAAGGCTCTTAGTGTAAACCACTGGCCTCTGTCCCACTCCTCACTGAGTCCAGTCCTCCCCCTGGGGTTGTGTATCATATCGTCTGTTCGCATGTAGTTTCTCCAGCTACCTTCTCTTGTTAAATTCTAGTACTAAATCCgggttttgcatttttgtattatttttgttttacaggtTGTTCTCTGTATAtcaatcccccaccccacctctgtctCCCATTCTACTCTCTCTCTACCATCCTATCCTCCCTTTTGAAAAATGAACTAATGCCGAGAACAGGCAGAAACAGAGTGGTGACACCATTCAGATGCAGGGAAGAGCCTCGTTAGAGGTCTGGTTCGAGCTCACTTCCTGTTGCGTGTAGGACATGATGGATGTAAACACCATTCACTTTGTATCCTTTGTGCCTGGAGTACAGAATCATTCCACATGTGTTTGGTCTCTAGGGGATTATGGGTCATTAGGGGAGAAAGCGTGTATTCTTTGAGGTTGTTAGATGTGTGTCCAAGTGTCATTTGCCAATATGCTCCTGCTGTTTGCTTTGGTAATGTGATGttcccctttcccccaaatcCCAAACATGCCCCTGAGGGTGGCAGGGCAGCAGCATACCAAAGAGATGTGCTGCAAAATTCCAGAGGCTACCTGGGTGAGTTAGACATGGGGCAGCTGATGTAAGGAGTTGAGAAGTGGCTAGGATAAAAAAAAGAGGGTCCACCGACGCCGGAATGAAGTCTGAGCAAGTCACAGAGCCCTGGCTGGAAGCTACAGCAGAGACATTGGAATCAAGGAAACATCCTCTCTGGTGAATGGAGTTGTCTTCAATGGACACTTGGTACCAGCTCTGAGAGCCCTTATGCCTGTTTCCTGCCAGAATGTGGGTCAGATGTATGTATTCTTTATCACATCAGAAGGACAGTGCTAGTGTGTCATTCTTGTGAGCAtcctaataaagaaatatattcatattccaatttaaaaaaaattgagagacagagacatgtaAAAAAAACCCAATGTGGCAGTAAAAGATAATCTCTGAttatattatacttaaaatataaatgaaggaagcaaggacaaatagaaaatagcatGAACTCATAAGAGTAGGCAGGCTAAAGTCCAGTATGAAATGATCTAAGAAAATTCTGAATAGCCGAAAATATTATTTGAGGCTGTTCTAAGATTTGTGCTCTCAACATGTATTCACTTCTCAGAGCTTCAGTTTCTCCTGGAAAGGTAGTGATACTAGTACAAGGATTAAGTaaataatacatgcaaaataCTAAGCACAATGTCTGACATATGATAAGGATTCAATCAGTGttattattagctattattgGCACTCTGCTAGTGACATCCATCCAGCTTGTTGCTGGTCTATTATTCATTTATCTTCCATAATAAATTACTTTCTTCACTGGCAAGAAGGTTGTGATAGGTGACCTCCAAAGTTCTTCTTCAACTTTTAATGTTCTATACATGGTTTCATGGCACCTCTCTATACATTCTGTCTCTCATGCTAGATCATTTGTTCCTTAAGATCACATACCTGTGTTTAATTCCCcaaaatgcctagcacagagctaGGTACACAACAGATATTCATTAAATAGTGATTTGAGAACATATTAATTACTGCAGCCCATGTGTAAGTTCAAAAACTGAAGAAGGCAAGTAAAGAGCTGTGTCCATCAGAAAaacttattaaacatttattaaaaataattgctacTTTTCTGGGTCACAAAAATCTCTCTCATGAGGATGCTGTGGGTactttatgtgaattatatcattAAATCATCTAACAAATTTAGGAGTTaagtattattatctccatttatcAATTAATAAAACTGAGACGCACAAAGATTAGGTAATTTGTCCAAATGCTCACAGCTGATGTGAAATGAAACTGAAATCAGATCTCAAGCCCGTGTTCTGATGACAAAGCCCGTGTTTTTACCCACTAGCTTACACTATATTGATTTATAATGTGGTAAAAACACACAGGTATATAATCTCTagtctcaaataaaaagaaatcagcgTCATAGGAAAAAGATCACTctgttattttatgttaataaaaataaaactgatgtcTGAGACTTCTGGTATCTTATTTCAAGTTGCTAATGCTCATGGGGATGTGGTAGGTTTCCCTCCAGATCACGGACAAGGCCTGTAACTGTCTAAACTTGAGCTCATTGACTCTGCTGCTCAGGTCAGTAAGTACTAAGGGATTCAAACCATGGCACTGCAATTTCAGAGATCCCAAAACAGACCTTGAAATCTGAGCCAGGATCAGAAAGGATCTCATTAATGGGACAATGTCATCACATGTAGCATCAGCAAAGATTATAAGAAAAGACAGTAAATTGGTATGTTGTATGATGCTGGCTGTTAGCAAAATAGTTTCAAAGGAGAGAGCAGGAAACTTCACAATTTGCCAATTCTTTACACTGCCTCGGTTCCCCAACTGAACAGGTAAGTTCTATGATGGTACAGGCACTGTTCTTCAGTGTCTCCCTGGCACTCAACTGGGCACATGGGTGTTCATTGTATTCTTTCCAGTGAATGGATTCAGGTGTGaaagatgatggaaatgttctaacaCCCATCCAATCCTCTGGTCTTCTTTTGCCCTTCTGTTCTCAAAGCATTGCCTGCAGGTCCCTGACGATCCCCAATACTCTTTCAAGGAGTCCTCAAGGTCAAAGCagtttttataataatactaaaatgtgATTGCAAAAGAAGGAGTAGCTAAAACCACTGGTACCTTAGCACAAATTAAAGCAGTCATATTTATCCATACCAGAGGTCATTCTATTCTTCACTTCTATTCACACATTATGTTTGCACTCACGGGAAAACAAACTACTTAATTTAAAAGTGTCCCCATTAACccagtaaaaattattaattgtatAAAATATGCTTCTTTTTAATAGTCTGTGTGATTGAATGGGAATTGTGCAAAAAGTCACTCCTGCTGCCTATCAAAGCAAGATAGTTGTCCTAAGGAAAAAGCACTTGTGAGATTCTAAGAGTTACAAGCTGAACTAACCACTTTTTCAGAAAAACCATGTTTACCTGAAAGAATACCTGACAGCCTGTGGCTATTCACACTAgatatttggcagacattttcttgaaaatgtatGGAATTAGCATTTGTTGgcaatgataaaattataaatttctttttttataatttatttttatttatttatgatagacagagagagagagagagagagagagaggcagagacataagtagaggagagggagaagcaggctccaggccgggagcccgacgcgggactcgatcctgtgactccaggatcacacgctgggccaaaggcaggcgtgaaactgctgagccacccagggatcccctaaaattataaatttcaagCAAAACTTGAACTTTTATAAAATCTGTATCCATGACCATGAGCTTGACAGCTTCTTTATAAATAAGGGCTTTTCTCATGAGTTCAGTGGTTATAttagcaaatattattttatatgatgtGATAATCATcttttgatattatatatatcttcatAGCTCATAAACCAATATCTTTTCAAATGGCCAACACATGAAGTTAGAAATTGCACACAGCTAAAAGATCTATTTAAAGTGCATGACAGGCCAATAGATTTTAATGTACTAGAGTACAAAAGCTCACTAATATGGTTTTTATTTCCACACTGCAGCTAACTGTAACAAACTGACACTTGTCAAGTTTTAATGTAGAGTCAGAGCATATTATCCACAGTTATGTGAAAAGACTGGCGTCC of the Vulpes lagopus strain Blue_001 chromosome 5, ASM1834538v1, whole genome shotgun sequence genome contains:
- the LOC121492030 gene encoding NHP2-like protein 1 encodes the protein MTEADVNPKAYPLADAHLTKKLLDLVQQSCNYKQLRKGANKATKTLNRGISEFIVMAADAEPLEIILHLPVLCEDKNVPYVFVRSKQALGRACGVSRPVIACSVTIKAGSQLKQQIQSIQQSIERLLV